GATGTGAGGCACCAGGGAAGGAACGCGCGCGCAGAGAGGGGGAACCCCGGGTGGCGGCCCGGGGTTCCGTGGGCGTTTATGCACGGCTTGCCGACCTGCATAGGGTGTCCGAAAGGAGCCTTTCGGAACACATCGCCCAATTTCTATGTAATAACAGGACGGCCTCGAGGTCAACCGGTTTCGGCGATCCGGAATATGTCAAGAATATCAGGGGGCCAGGACGAGCTTTTCGAGGCGGAGGATGCGGGGGTCGTCCTTGGGCAGGAGGAAAGCCACCCCGAGGCGGAAGGGGAAGTCGTCGTCTTCGTCGTTGCGGTCCATCCAGAGGACCTGCACGGGGAGGGCGAAGTTGTCGTCGTCGCCGGGCCCCTCCGCCAGCTCGAGGTGGAGGACCAGGGAGGGGTCGTCTTGGGGGGAATAGAAGACGTGGTAGGTTCCGAGCCGGACCTGGGCGGCCTCGAGCCCGGCGCCCTTCCGGGCGAAGTCCGTGATCCGGGCGCCGACGGGCCCGGCCACCGGCGCCCCGTTCTCCCCCCGCCGCAACTGGAGGGTCACGGTGACGGTACCCGGAACCCGGGCGGCGCTTCGTCGCTCAGCCTTCATCTGCTCCCCTTTCGCCGGGGCGCCGGGCGGCCGCGGGGCCTTCCGGAGCCGTCATTTCTCGGAAGGCCGGAAGCCTTCCGGGTGGTACCCGGGCCGGAGCCGGTAGATCCCGGGAAGATGGCGATAGTGCTCGTCGAAGTCCAAGCCGTAGCCCACGAGGAAACCCCGGGGGACGTCGAAACCGACGTAGTGGACCGAGACATCGGTCTCGCGCCGTTCCTTCTTGTCGATCAGGCAGCAGATGCGCACCGACCGCGGCTTGTGCAGCTTGAGGACCTCTTCAAGGTAGCGCAGCGTGGTGCCGGTGTCCACGATGTCCTCCACCACGAGGACGTCCCGGTCCTCCACGTCCACCTCGATGTCCTTGGTGATATGGACCTCGCCCGTGGACCGGGTCCCGGAGCCGTAGCTGGCCAGCCGGACGAAGTCCACCACCAGGGGGCCCCGGATGTGGCGGACGAGGTCGGCCATGAAGATGAAGGCCCCCTTGAGGATCCCCACCACCACCAGGGGACGGCCCTCGTAGTCGCGGGAGATCTCGTCCCCCAGCTCGCGCACGCGGGCCCGGATCCGGTCGGGCGAGATGAGTTCTTCGAGTTCGTCGGCGTCCTGGTGGATCACTGGTGCTCCTCAGTCGTGTTGACTTCTCCCATAAAATACTTATGTTCAAATGTCAAAAGCCGCTCGGCGGCTGCCATCCCGCACAGGCCATATTCCGGCGCCGTCCGCGCCAGGAACGGAGGACACGTCAAATGCCCATCTACGAGTTCGCCTGCCGCAAGTGCGGCCAGAAGTTCGAGACCTTCGTCCTCTCCTTCAGGGACCTCAAGGAGGTCTGCTGCCCCCACTGCGGGAGCGAGAAGGTCCAGAAGGTCATGTCGGCCTTCAGCCGATGTGCCTCTTCCGGCCTCGGCGGGGGGTGCGGCGGCGGTAGCACCTCCCGCTTCACCTGAGGCTGATCCCGTCCGGCGGTCCGCCGGACCTTGCTGACCCCCGGGCGGCGGCGCTGTGCGCCGCCGCCTTCTTTATCGTGGAGGCGCCCCGCCCCCGGCGGGAAGGGAGAGGTAGAAGAGCCGGAACGACTCCCGGCCTTCCCGGCGCCGGCGGCCGAGGAGGCCGCCGAGGAGGTCCCAGGACCGGTCCCCGGTGTCGTCCGACCATTCCATG
The window above is part of the Dissulfurirhabdus thermomarina genome. Proteins encoded here:
- a CDS encoding PilZ domain-containing protein, yielding MKAERRSAARVPGTVTVTLQLRRGENGAPVAGPVGARITDFARKGAGLEAAQVRLGTYHVFYSPQDDPSLVLHLELAEGPGDDDNFALPVQVLWMDRNDEDDDFPFRLGVAFLLPKDDPRILRLEKLVLAP
- the hpt gene encoding hypoxanthine phosphoribosyltransferase; translation: MHQDADELEELISPDRIRARVRELGDEISRDYEGRPLVVVGILKGAFIFMADLVRHIRGPLVVDFVRLASYGSGTRSTGEVHITKDIEVDVEDRDVLVVEDIVDTGTTLRYLEEVLKLHKPRSVRICCLIDKKERRETDVSVHYVGFDVPRGFLVGYGLDFDEHYRHLPGIYRLRPGYHPEGFRPSEK
- a CDS encoding FmdB family zinc ribbon protein translates to MPIYEFACRKCGQKFETFVLSFRDLKEVCCPHCGSEKVQKVMSAFSRCASSGLGGGCGGGSTSRFT